One genomic window of Camelina sativa cultivar DH55 chromosome 5, Cs, whole genome shotgun sequence includes the following:
- the LOC104786039 gene encoding uncharacterized protein LOC104786039 — translation MPKHRRMKLMDREEQSYGGASGEYPDFGAIFMSNNSTRKECLGRELFGLPMRQAGFVKQVKAGMLLFLFEFESRELHGVFLASSDGAINIEPDAFCSSGKQFPAQVKFTEKWRCRPLPESEFRHAIRENYFTATKFNFGLSKAQVQKLLKLFSLKKEDRSRLRKTAVVKPTREAERNLRNRVGDRCFRNFNAGETDGDVDCEFPFRVTSAGDARDRRPAENYGFEDESGIGVEVDSTKGNEYSGDTSGINLNYSFGTDALTNNSFVNDRRVPKNLRHTASGWLENKYNEKDGIAQWSNDEHLKFEAVPVVTPRSIPLDLPYGTNRGYYDPCEPGIMGDATMTSSRHDLGAPNDDLIGSASVPANSNYDFGEEYIPVGGYVSDNLPSKNSNYDFGEEYIPVGGYVSDALPSETVQPFSDEHNGTSVNTSSLEYIPMPIEHHRQYQTNIGMSGVAGAESESRNGHLRHYQFPGDLTSTRATENMRKVERLPYPDDRIFPSFTYPSSSRGFSSKDELNNEVQTYKHQEEFGGHVSYTNKTAVRGSSIYPSFAYPSTTGDGADLYDRTSNKGQAYQRHEEFGGDAFDSNNRVTRMKERVNHAELGRTKTRESVFKRLGVPPSKERYAEKDTSPETESVDDVMAFLNDCHKVWMEKKRSNMSTSEDSGKPKKKKEKIQRAEVLDNDLIHPFTETTPDDLLDCEGSMEQNVQKLPFINFKRRSKAPKSPGDLTQGCKESPETPASQNKKRKLLRPKLIEDDSEKDRGNKDNPIRIVLASENDRGKNEDPIIENILASQSAGEVPVHDFIGRKEDDSKNDDRGKNEDPTENILASQSAIEVPVHDFLGRNEADSENEDPIENTLASQSAVEVPVHDFLGRDEDGSEKDRENDGDPIDNVLPTQSATEVPFHDFLGRDDQ, via the exons ATGCCAAAGCATCGGAGGATGAAGCTTATGGATAGGGAGGAACAATCCTATGGTGGTGCTTCTGGAGAGTACCCTGACTTTGGTGCAATTTTCATGTCCAATAACTCCACGAGAAAGGAATGCCTTGGACGCGAGCTTTTCGGTTTGCCAATGAGGCAAGCCGGTTTTGTTAAACAGGTCAAAGCCggaatgttgttgtttttgtttgaattcgaGAGTAGAGAGCTACATGGTGTCTTTCTGGCTTCCTCTGATGGTGCTATCAACATTGAGCCTGATGCTTTCTGCTCTTCTGGCAAACAGTTTCCTGCTCAG GTCAAGTTTACTGAGAAGTGGCGTTGTAGGCCGCTTCCTGAAAGCGAGTTTCGTCATGCTATTCGTGAAAACTACTTTACAGCAACTAAGTTCAATTTTGGACTCTCGAAGGCTCAG GTTCAGAAGCTGTTGAAGCTGTTTAGCttgaagaaagaagatagaTCCAGGCTGAGGAAAACTGCAGTTGTAAAACCCACTAGAGAAGCTGAAAGGAATCTGAGAAATAGAGTTGGTGATCGCTGCTTTCGGAATTTTAATGCAGGAGAAACGGATGGAGATGTTGACTGTGAGTTTCCCTTCAGAGTTACTTCTGCAGGAGATGCCCGTGATCGTAGGCCAGCAGAAAATTATGGTTTTGAGGATGAATCTGGTATTGGCGTAGAGGTTGATTCAACTAAAGGGAATGAGTACTCTGGAGACACGTCTGGCATTAACCTGAATTATAGCTTTGGCACTGATGCTTTAACTAATAATTCTTTTGTTAATGATCGAAGAGTCCCGAAGAACCTGAGACACACTGCAAGTGGCTGGTTAGAAAACAAGTACAATGAAAAAGATGGTATCGCACAGTGGTCTAACGACGAACACCTTAAGTTTGAGGCAGTTCCAGTGGTTACTCCTCGTAGCATACCTTTAGACTTACCATATGGAACAAACAGAGGATACTATGACCCTTGTGAGCCTGGGATCATGGGAGATGCAACAATGACAAGCTCTAGGCATGATCTTGGTGCACCTAATGATGATTTAATTGGCTCAGCTTCCGTTCCAGCCAACTCAAATtatgattttggagaagaaTATATACCTGTTGGTGGTTATGTCAGTGACAACTTGCCCTCTAAGAACTCAAATtatgattttggagaagaaTATATTCCTGTTGGTGGTTATGTCAGTGACGCCTTGCCTTCTGAGACAGTCCAACCATTTTCTGATGAACATAATGGTACTAGCGTGAACACTAGTAGTCTGGAATATATTCCAATGCCTATTGAACATCATCGTCAATACCAAACTAACATTGGCATGTCTGGAGTTGCGGGTGCTGAATCTGAATCCAGAAATGGACATCTGCGTCATTATCAGTTTCCTGGTGACTTAACTTCTACAAGGGCCACTGAGAACATGAGGAAGGTTGAGAGGCTACCGTACCCCGACGACCGCATCTTTCCTTCATTTACTTACCCTTCATCATCAAGGGGTTTTTCTTCTAAGGACGAACTCAACAATGAAGTTCAAACATATAAACACCAAGAAGAATTTGGAGGTCATGTTTCTTATACAAACAAGACGGCTGTTCGGGGTTCCAGTATTTACCCTTCTTTTGCTTATCCTTCAACAACGGGGGATGGAGCTGATTTGTATGACAGAACTAGTAACAAAGGCCAAGCTTATCAACGGCATGAAGAATTTGGCGGTGATGCTTTTGACTCTAACAATAGGGTGACTCGAATGAAAGAGCGTGTTAATCATGCTGAACTTGGAAGAACTAAAACCAGAGAGAGTGTCTTCAAAAGGCTGGGTGTGCCTCCTTCAAAAGAACGTTATGCTGAAAAGGATACGTCTCCGGAAACTGAATCAGTCGATGATGTCATGGCCTTTTTAAACGACTGTCACAAAGTTTGGATGgagaaaaaaagatcaaataTGAGTACCTCTGAGGATTCTGGCaaaccgaagaagaaaaaggaaaagattcAGAGAGCAGAGGTACTTGACAATGATTTGATCCACCCTTTTACTGAGACTACTCCAGATGATCTGTTGGATTGTGAAGGAAGTATGGAACAAAATGTTCAAAAGCTACCATTCATTAATTTTAAGCGCCGTAGCAAAGCTCCAAAGAGCCCTGGTGATCTAACTCAAGGGTGTAAAGAGAGCCCTGAAACCCCAGCTTCtcagaacaagaaaagaaagctGCTGAGGCCAAAACTCATTGAAGATGACTCGGAAAAGGATAGAGGAAACAAAGATAATCCTATTCGAATTGTCTTGGCCTCGGAAAATGATAGAGGAAAAAATGAGGATCCTATTATTGAAAACATCTTGGCCTCACAGTCTGCTGGTGAAGTCCCCGTCCATGACTTCATTGGACGTAAGGAAGATGACTCGAAAAATGATGATAGAGGAAAAAATGAGGATCCTACTGAAAATATCTTGGCCTCACAGTCTGCTATAGAAGTCCCCGTCCATGACTTCCTTGGACGTAATGAAGCTGACTCGGAAAATGAGGATCCTATTGAAAATACCCTGGCCTCACAGTCAGCTGTTGAAGTCCCCGTCCATGACTTCCTTGGACGTGATGAAGATGGCTCAGAAAAGGATAGAGAAAACGATGGTGATCCTATTGACAATGTATTGCCCACACAGTCAGCTACTGAGGTTCCCTTCCATGACTTCCTTGGACGTGATGATCAATAA